The following are from one region of the Penaeus vannamei isolate JL-2024 chromosome 28, ASM4276789v1, whole genome shotgun sequence genome:
- the LOC113826610 gene encoding uncharacterized protein isoform X2 produces MHRPALSLLASALLIASASGGTYGSGGGGGKHGGGGSTGGYGGGVSGGSGYRGGSSGGSGYGGGGSGYGGGSSVGSGYGGGSSGGSGYGGGSSVGSGYGGGSVGGGFGGSGYGGGSSGGSGYGGGPSVGSGYGGGSSGGSGYGGGSSVGSGYGGGSSGGSGYGGGSVGGGFGGSGYGGGSSVGSGYGGGSSGGSGCGGGWVGGGFGGSGYGGGSSGGSGYGGGSSVGSGYGGGSVGGGFGGSGYGGGSSGGSGYGGGSSVGSGYGGGSVGGGFGGSGYGGGSSGGSGYGGGSSGGSGYGGGSSGGSGYGGGFGGGSGHGGGFGGGSGGGYGK; encoded by the exons CACCGGCCCGCGCTGAGCCTCTTGGCCTCGGCTCTCCTGATTGCCTCTGCGTCCGGAGGCACCtacggcagcggcggcggcggaggcaagCATGGAG GTGGAGGCAGTACTGGAGGTTatggaggtggagtgagtggaggaagtggatacagag GCGGATCAAGTGGAGGAAGCGGAtacggaggtggaggaagtggatatGGGGGTGGATCAAGTGTAGGAAGTGGATACGGAGGTGGAtcaagtggaggaagtggatatGGGGGTGGATCAAGTGTAGGAAGTGGATACGGAGGTGGATCGGTGGGAGGTGGATTTGGAGGAAGTGGATACGGAGGTGGATCAAGTGGAGGAAGCGGATACGGAGGTGGACCAAGTGTAGGAAGTGGATACGGAGGTGGAtcaagtggaggaagtggatacgGAGGCGGATCAAGTGTAGGAAGTGGATACGGAGGTGGAtcaagtggaggaagtggatacgGAGGTGGATCGGTGGGAGGTGGATTTGGAGGAAGTGGATACGGAGGCGGATCAAGTGTAGGAAGTGGATACGGAGGTGGAtcaagtggaggaagtggatgcgggggtggatgggtgggaggtggatttggaggaagtggatacggaggtggatcaagtggaggaagtggatatGGGGGTGGATCAAGTGTAGGAAGTGGATACGGAGGTGGATCGGTGGGAGGTGGATTTGGAGGAAGTGGATACGGAGGTGGAtcaagtggaggaagtggatatGGGG GTGGATCAAGTGTAGGAAGTGGATACGGAGGTGGATCGGTGGGAGGTGGATTTGGAGGAAGTGGATACGGAGGTGGAtcaagtggaggaagtggatacggaggtggatcaagtggaggaagtggatacgGAGGCGGATCAAGTGGAGGCAGTGGATAcggaggtggatttggaggaggaagtggacacGGAGGTGGATTCGGTGGAGGAAGCGGTGGAG GTTATGGGAAGTAA
- the LOC113826610 gene encoding uncharacterized protein isoform X1 encodes MHRPALSLLASALLIASASGGTYGSGGGGGKHGGGGSTGGYGGGVSGGSGYRGGSSGGSGYGGGGSGYGGGSSVGSGYGGGSSGGSGYGGGSSVGSGYGGGSVGGGFGGSGYGGGSSGGSGYGGGPSVGSGYGGGSSGGSGYGGGSSVGSGYGGGSSGGSGYGGGSVGGGFGGSGYGGGSSVGSGYGGGSSGGSGCGGGWVGGGFGGSGYGGGSSGGSGYGGGSSVGSGYGGGSVGGGFGGSGYGGGSSGGSGYGGGSSVGSGYGGGSSGGSGYGGGSSVGSGYGGGSVGGGFGGSGYGGGSSGGSGYGGGSSGGSGYGGGSSGGSGYGGGFGGGSGHGGGFGGGSGGGYGK; translated from the exons CACCGGCCCGCGCTGAGCCTCTTGGCCTCGGCTCTCCTGATTGCCTCTGCGTCCGGAGGCACCtacggcagcggcggcggcggaggcaagCATGGAG GTGGAGGCAGTACTGGAGGTTatggaggtggagtgagtggaggaagtggatacagag GCGGATCAAGTGGAGGAAGCGGAtacggaggtggaggaagtggatatGGGGGTGGATCAAGTGTAGGAAGTGGATACGGAGGTGGAtcaagtggaggaagtggatatGGGGGTGGATCAAGTGTAGGAAGTGGATACGGAGGTGGATCGGTGGGAGGTGGATTTGGAGGAAGTGGATACGGAGGTGGATCAAGTGGAGGAAGCGGATACGGAGGTGGACCAAGTGTAGGAAGTGGATACGGAGGTGGAtcaagtggaggaagtggatacgGAGGCGGATCAAGTGTAGGAAGTGGATACGGAGGTGGAtcaagtggaggaagtggatacgGAGGTGGATCGGTGGGAGGTGGATTTGGAGGAAGTGGATACGGAGGCGGATCAAGTGTAGGAAGTGGATACGGAGGTGGAtcaagtggaggaagtggatgcgggggtggatgggtgggaggtggatttggaggaagtggatacggaggtggatcaagtggaggaagtggatatGGGGGTGGATCAAGTGTAGGAAGTGGATACGGAGGTGGATCGGTGGGAGGTGGATTTGGAGGAAGTGGATACGGAGGTGGAtcaagtggaggaagtggatatGGGGGTGGATCAAGTGTAGGAAGTGGATATGGGGGTGGATCAAGTGGAGGAAGCGGATACGGAGGTGGATCAAGTGTAGGAAGTGGATACGGAGGTGGATCGGTGGGAGGTGGATTTGGAGGAAGTGGATACGGAGGTGGAtcaagtggaggaagtggatacggaggtggatcaagtggaggaagtggatacgGAGGCGGATCAAGTGGAGGCAGTGGATAcggaggtggatttggaggaggaagtggacacGGAGGTGGATTCGGTGGAGGAAGCGGTGGAG GTTATGGGAAGTAA